The following nucleotide sequence is from Juglans microcarpa x Juglans regia isolate MS1-56 chromosome 6D, Jm3101_v1.0, whole genome shotgun sequence.
ttacttttaaaattttttaatacacatatttatttgtaattgatATAATCTAATTCATTGTTGTAACTCTCTATAGATAAATTATCTGAGAGACAGCATTCtgtcttaaaataaatttaacaaatccaCATTTTGTCAAAATACAGAATTAAATAACCCCACACTCTATCTAAGACGGGGTAAAGTTAAAAGTTCATATGAGCATAACATTattgatttaagaaatgatcACGCATGGATGATAATTTACACACACATTGTAGATTTGTTCACGATTAATATAATAACCTTGTTATGgctaattataataatattgtacgCATGCACTAATATTTTGATCTTGTGGCAACATTATGATCAGCTTCTATTTCGAGTTCTACACTGTACATGTTGGGGTAGGCATGTTGTGCCCGTACAGCACAACCTTTTCGCTGTTAGTTGGATCAATTCTTTCTTGGGGAATCTTGTTCCCATTTTTACGAAGTAAACGTGGAATCTGGTACGATTCAGTTGTGGATGCGCGCTTTGACTACCGTGGCTTTGGCGGTTACAGAGTAAAGTCTTGTTCAATattcctaattaattatatatatatatatatatttgagtcattaattatatattaaccaTGAGTGCTGCAtgcaagtctctctctctcttttcttttttgagatatttttaatttctttcttaaacATGCATGATATGTACGTGCAGTTCACCCTTGGTTTGGCAATAATCCTCGGTGACAGCACGTTCCACATCCTCAAATACATTGTTGCTAATTTGATCTGCAAATCAAGGAACAAAGGGACTACCGCTGTGATCAGTGGCAGTACTgataatcatcatcatcctcatcatcttccCGTTAATATTTCTGGGCCCCGATGCTCTGACCCGGATCATGAGAGCAATGATATTGATAGTACTAATTGCTGTACTGATACTATGATCAGGACCCAAAACTTCCTCAACGAGTTTATCCCAACCAAGGTAGCAATAGTCGGCGTTGTTGCTCTTGTGGCTGTCTCTGCAATATCACTTCCTATAATCTTTCCTCCTGTCAAATGGTACTACGTCTTGTGCATGTACGCAGTTGCCAGTCCTGTAGCTTTCAGCAGAGCACACGTCGCCGGCCTGACCGACATGAACCCTACTGCAAGTTTTGGAAGGTTGGCCATGTTCATCTTTGGAGCTTGGGCTGGAGTCAGTCATGGCGGTGTTCTTGTGGCTCTAGTTGCTTGTGGGGTGTTGATGAGTTTTATCAGCCCCGCTTCTCAACTCATGTCAGAACTGAAAACTGGATACTTAACCCTAGCTTCCTCAAGGTCTATATTGGTGACCAAAGTGTTTGGGAATATGATTGGCTGCATTGTCACTCCTTTAATCTTTAAATACTACCAATCACATTATAGTGGTTTCGGTGGTCCTAGATCAACCTTTTCGGTCTTTATGGCTCCATATTTTAGAGAAGGTGCAATCACTGGTGGTCTGGAAGGACTTAAAGGCTTGCCAATGTACGCGGTGCATTTTGGCGTCGCTTTCTTCATTGCAGCCATCGTCATCAATATAATCAAAGAGCTTTTACCGGAGAAGGTGGCGAAATATGTTCCAATTCCGATAGCAATGGGTGTACCATTCCATATTGGAGGCTACATTTCTATCAGTTTCTGCATTGGGTCCTTGATAGCTTTTCTGTGGAGGAAGAAGAACAAGGCTAAGGCTGATGCATATTCACCCATGGTTGCGACTGCTTTGATTTGTGGAGATGGGTTTTGGATTTTGCTGGACTCCATACTCACTTTGGTTAATTTTCAGCCCCCTGCATGCGCATCGTTTTTACCTGCAGGGCAGTCTTAGTACTCTTAACTCTTGCATGCTAATTAAAAGCAAGCTAGCATGGCACCACTTCATTTTTAGTTATAGCAGAATTGTTATAgcagattttatataaaaattgagTTTCCAAATACTTTGTAATTATATCGGAGATGATCACTTTGGTAAAAACTAATCAATTTCATTCCTTCTTATACTTTACATAAAAGCATGCCTTTGAATGAAATCGTACTTTAGATGACAGCAATTCATATTCTCTCTTTATAATAAGGTCATAATACAGTTTAATGAAACTTGCGATTTCGTGGGGAAAAAAGACTAAATGATAGGACTCATAtttcatttcttctctctctctctctctctctctctcttaaccaggaaaaaaaaaaaaaaacatctagtTTATGCCTTCTGAACTGAAAAACTCAGAATGAAGTCCTTGATTTCATCACTAGCAGCCCTGTCAAGGGCAGTCCGTCCATCGGCATCCTTGATTGTGTAACTAGCTCCAGCTCTTAGCAACTCTTCAATTTTTGGCTTGTCACCTTCTGAGGCAGCCATCATCAATATGATGTCCACAGGGTGGATGTTTTGGCTTAAAAGAGCATCCATCTTATCATATGAACCTTCCACAGCAAGCATTCCCATGTAATTAAAATACTGCAAAGTAGAAAAATGTCAGcaataaatttttcattgtCGCTGTACTTGAGACTATTTTCCTTGACCACAATAAGAGTATGATTAATCAACCTCAGGATATTAATTAATCTCTTTCAGGTCATGTCTGTTTATTTGGTACATATGAAAAGGTGACCTTACTAATTAGCCAACGAATAAATCAGTAGAATTACGAttcattgttttattttgagaaatccCAAGAGCCAAAAAACATATCAAACCTAGCTAGAATTTCAGGCTGGCTAGCAACCTCGATCTATCAGAACCTAATTATCCAATTGGGGCGCAAAACTTCCCTTTTGATAATATACTTCACCTAGCTACCTGTTTTAGAATTTCTAGAAATTGTGAATGGTATTCTATCGTCGAATATCTTGTTTGATGTCTGATACTGTCAACTGTTCTATGTAAAGGGAAGTCTATCTATTAAGGTTCAAATTTCACAAGTGAGAACAATTTTCTATGTACTCATTGCCACAATCTGCTCTTCTCgagaaaaatttacaattttcattCCTAGCATCTTCATTTGCTTATATTGGCAAGATATAGCAACTTgcttacaagaaaaaaaaacattatggcAAATTCTTATTAGCACTTGTAATAATGTCAGACATCCTTAATGTGACATATTGCAGAGCCGTCTGAGGTTATATTcagattataattaattaagaatatgaTGAAGTTGAACACAAACATCTGTGTTCCATCTTCTGACCACAGATATGTACACCAAGTTGTAGATCAATACAACTTGAATAGAACCATGAAATAAAATCAGAAATCTATTGTCAATCTTCGGAGTCCAATTTCGACAGATTCCATTTAATTAACGACCACACACTACTTTCACAGAGCTcttgaaagataaaaaaaaataacaataacaacTAGCTACATTTATCTCCAACAGACAGACAAACATAATACGTAAACAGAGAAAAGTTAGAGGGAAAAAGATAATAACCTGTTCGACATCATCTCTATCGAAGTCTTCACGGGTTTGACTGCCGTAAATGCCCGCACCTTCAGCATCAACGCCACTTTTACCAAACTTGAACCAGCACTTGGCTCTAGAGCCATTGGAGGGTCCGATTCCATAGTGTCCGACCCACCCGAGCCTATTTCGGATGCCCAAAAACCGGGAGTGGAATTTGGACAAAGGAGGAGGAGCAACGGAAGGCTTGAAGGTGACAGATAAGCGGGTGATACATGGGATTGAGGCCATAGCTGAGTTTCCAGAGAACCTGAACGCAAAGTACTCTGCTTTACCACACCCTCGGCTCTATCCACTCGTCAGCGGAGGAAGTAATGTTAGAGTGTGaatcattatttttatgttttcttgcATATATGATCTTTGCCGTTCGATTAGTAGGCTATTTCAAGAATCATCGGTTCACTTTTgttgatgttattttttttatgaaagaatttattttaaaatttaaattttataaatcaaattttattatataaatgacgtagattaaaatattcattgacttaagaataaaataaactcattctCTGTACAACGTGAGCGGTGAGCTTACAAAAGCTGTGATTATAGAATGGACAAGATTTACTATATTTGCTTTATATTAATATGTCACCAATCAAGTGAACTGTCAATTTAGTTTATAATTCTACTAATGAGTAAATTGGGATGAGATtgtgattaaaaaagaaaaaaaattatactccaAAGTTGTTATTTATTGGCTTAAAAAGTTGATAAATGTGATGTTTGAGAATATAGATACTTATTTCtcctcataaaaaatttaatagaaagAGTGAAGTAACTCCTTATAAAGATCAGGATGAGTTTGTTCTTAAATCGTGTGAGACTTCTCAACGCGCCCCCTCACGTATAGGTCAGTATTTTTGGTACGATCATCGTGGGTAGGTTGTAGGAGCCCATCATCGATTATAGATTAACTTGACTCTGATACTATATAAAGATACTTATTTAtctctataaaaaatttaatagaacGAATGagataactttttataaaaatcagaATGAATTTATTCATAAATTGTGTGAGACTTCTTAACAAAGAAGAAGGGATATCGGACCTGAGCCATACATTGCCACAGCAACACGGCATTGTTATTTGGGTTTTCTTTAACCATTTAACTCTGGTACCGGCAGTTTCTGCATCATCCTTTCCAACTTGCTCACCGTTTCACACTGacaataagaaaacaaaagtaaaaaggtattttcatttgtataaagagtaatgttatatataatcgtaGAGTATGTAAGTATtgtataattactttaaaaaagaataagatctattattaaaaaattaatttttttttttatataaatctcatatgcatttatttttttcaaaataattgtgtAATAAATATACACTTATAACTGTAACTGTAATTTATCTTGCATAAATGATAGGCGAGAGTTGGCAGTTACAAACTGGTCATGCGTGTtcatttttttgagtttgacCAAGAACACAACCAACAATAAATGGTATTTCTTTCACCTTCTAATGAACAGTCCTTGCTAAGAGTACAATGACACATTTTCTAATAAGTATTTTTATACATCAGCTTACAGCCGCAGCACAcctcacaatatatatatatatatatttttaccgCAGCACGAGCTGTCTTATGTGCTGCGGCTATGAACTGATAcaaatacattttcttttctaattaaGCTCGTTTTCCTTGCCAACCTCACCTTTTTCATCTGCTTTTTCGTTGTTAATATGAGAGTCTGAACTTATCCACCGCCCACCTTAAATATATTGGCGCAGTTGGCTTACCAAATTCTGAGGCagtttcttctttcatttactCCTTTTACCAAGCCGGTTTAATGAGAACCAAGAACTTGAATgctcccaaaaataaaaaataaaaaatgaacttaatttatttacatGGTATGTAGAATGAACTTCGATGATCATGTCATTCCTGTGACAGTTTTAGAACTGCAATAGAATGCCACACACAGAAACACATGATGGCAGAAGAAATCATCTAAACGTCCTCTCCCCTACCAGAAAGTACTCAAGTTGCTTCACCCAAGTGAGTAGCATCTTCTTCTTTTGCCTTGAAGACATGGAAAGAAAATAACAGCTTACTGAAAATGGACATGAAAGCACTTATACCTCCCTCCTTCTGAgcctcacctcatctcatcatatGATACTAATAGGGTGGGGAGAGCTCGTGTTAGTTTCGAAAGCCATAATATACTTgataattaacaatttaacatGAAGCAGCACTATCTGCCCCCATCGAATCCTGATCATAATCCATGTTCACAACCCAAGTATACAGCAAACATTTAAATGGAGACTAAGTGGTTAGAAAAAGGTACAGTGGTTAGCAAATTAAGTGCTTTAACTGCAAGCACATGAATATGATGACCACGTCACCCTCCTATTCTCCAATCAGGGAAAATCTGCTGGTCTTTTATTTAAGATGAAGAACATAAGCTAAAGAGTTCGTGTGAATCATCAATCACCAGGTAAAAATGCAAAACCAAATGACTCAGACTCAAAACTTCCCCACCAAGACGAGACCCAAACCCACCTCTCTTCATCCACAAGCCTCCTTCAcacaaattaaacaaaacatGCGTCAATCCAGCACCAAGGCCATGAAGGTCCCTGATCAAGAAATGACGGTACATAATCCTGTAGAAATAGGTGCTAGAGGCACCATCGGAGCCCTGATAATGAAAGAAATTGAGTACTTCAGCCGGCTTGAATTAAGCTGCCAAGGTAGCTCACAGAAGCCTCAGTTCCACATAACAACCATGGCCTCCTCTAGTAGTCATTCCAGAACCACTTTTGGATCTGACATAGCAacgcaaaagaagaaaaagaaacgcaGCAGGCTCATACCAAGTATATGTTCTATGGTGGAAATTTCAGACAGCAATCTACCAGTTGGAAGTTCTGGTTTCAGCTACAGGAACCTTAAATCAGATCTGAAGAAGTTTCAGGCTTAGATAATGCTCTCAGATAGCTTTGAGAATCCCAGCTTCTTGAGACGATTTGTTATGGGGCTAGCCCATGCTCTATCCTGGTTCCCACATTTTATATCCACAATTTCAACTATCTTAGATGCTTTCTTGTCAGTTTTTCCCCTACTAGGAGTTCTATCAAGATTAATACTATCAGAGATGAGCATTGGTATTTGATGGGTATTTCTAGTGTAGCCGTTTGTTTTCCTGGTAATATCAATGCTTCTATGATCAATGTAGCTGCTGCTTGGCTCATCCGATGATTTTCTTGGCTGTAGTCTTTTAGGAGCTGTAGCACCACAGGGAACTGAAGCAGGTACTGACTGAGGTTTGGTCCGGGAAGATAAGGACATCCGAGGTGCAGATTTAATAGAATCCAGTTCCCTCGCCATCAGGGAACTAATAGATCCCATGGTACCGACCCTGATGGATCCTCCACCACCCTTAATAGCTTCTAGCGTCTGAACCATGTTTACTATAGTCTCAAACAAAGATCTAAGCAGATATCTTTTAGCAGGGAAGTTCTATATCTGCAATACTGGCCAAGAAATATGTAGCAGCAACAACAGCAGATTAACAGCCTGCCAATAGAATCACCACAACATATATAGATGTCAATGGTATGAAATAAATCTGAATTTCTTTGTATCGAAGTAgttaccaatattttttttagcagtTTCCGAATATAATTTACAGTCAGGGTAGCAATAGATTGAAGCACAAGCAGATCTTAATCCAACCAGAAAGCTACAAACTTTAAgacaacacacacacaaaaaaaagaaaaaaaaaaaaaaaaagagttcataCCAAATGCTGCTAATCAAACCTGATTAAGGAAGTGGTTTAGAGACTAAGGGTTCATATGTATACTATATCTATAGATAAATCAACTACGAGCAGAATGTTGAGCAAACCCAATCAAAATGCTGGTCAATGGGAAAGAAGGAAAACCTCCACCTACTTTAACCATAATAATTAAATGGCAGTGAACACAGCGCGGCCCGCAGCCATTGATATCAAAGCAAGAAAACTCAAGATACCATATAAATCTACTTCCTATGGTAAATGTTATAACCCAACACGGCGATTTAAGTCTA
It contains:
- the LOC121235590 gene encoding probable metal-nicotianamine transporter YSL14; the protein is METIDTNSSTQAKVPRHRSMQSTTSEEHEQQYSDYNGTRDNIPSPQYERLAKDGSRGNDAIGGSSMPMVEIGFNDKEVPTWTNQITLRSLIVSVGLGTFFSILSIKESLSTGVVSSVNIYAPVVGYSFIKGWLMILETSGIVGQPFTRQENAMIQSCVVAITGITVSGGLGNYIFAMSSIIASRYPEGNDPQNIKDPGTAWIIAFLFVTSFSGFFFMIPLRRYMILNLKLLYPSADSVGNLLNTIHSPLNSKFASFYFEFYTVHVGVGMLCPYSTTFSLLVGSILSWGILFPFLRSKRGIWYDSVVDARFDYRGFGGYRFTLGLAIILGDSTFHILKYIVANLICKSRNKGTTAVISGSTDNHHHPHHLPVNISGPRCSDPDHESNDIDSTNCCTDTMIRTQNFLNEFIPTKVAIVGVVALVAVSAISLPIIFPPVKWYYVLCMYAVASPVAFSRAHVAGLTDMNPTASFGRLAMFIFGAWAGVSHGGVLVALVACGVLMSFISPASQLMSELKTGYLTLASSRSILVTKVFGNMIGCIVTPLIFKYYQSHYSGFGGPRSTFSVFMAPYFREGAITGGLEGLKGLPMYAVHFGVAFFIAAIVINIIKELLPEKVAKYVPIPIAMGVPFHIGGYISISFCIGSLIAFLWRKKNKAKADAYSPMVATALICGDGFWILLDSILTLVNFQPPACASFLPAGQS
- the LOC121235876 gene encoding protein LHCP TRANSLOCATION DEFECT, with the translated sequence MASIPCITRLSVTFKPSVAPPPLSKFHSRFLGIRNRLGWVGHYGIGPSNGSRAKCWFKFGKSGVDAEGAGIYGSQTREDFDRDDVEQYFNYMGMLAVEGSYDKMDALLSQNIHPVDIILMMAASEGDKPKIEELLRAGASYTIKDADGRTALDRAASDEIKDFILSFSVQKA
- the LOC121236113 gene encoding uncharacterized protein LOC121236113, with the protein product MVQTLEAIKGGGGSIRVGTMGSISSLMARELDSIKSAPRMSLSSRTKPQSVPASVPCGATAPKRLQPRKSSDEPSSSYIDHRSIDITRKTNGYTRNTHQIPMLISDSINLDRTPSRGKTDKKASKIVEIVDIKCGNQDRAWASPITNRLKKLGFSKLSESII